One genomic region from Hirundo rustica isolate bHirRus1 chromosome 5, bHirRus1.pri.v3, whole genome shotgun sequence encodes:
- the MOB1B gene encoding MOB kinase activator 1B, whose translation MSFLFGSRSSKTFKPKKNIPEGSHQYELLKHAEATLGSGNLRMAVMLPEGEDLNEWVAVNTVDFFNQINMLYGTITDFCTEESCPVMSAGPKYEYHWADGTNIKKPIKCSAPKYIDYLMTWVQDQLDDETLFPSKIGVPFPKNFMSVAKTILKRLFRVYAHIYHQHFDPVIQLQEEAHLNTSFKHFIFFVQEFNLIDRRELAPLQELIEKLTSKDR comes from the exons TGGTAGTCGCTCTTCCAAAACCTTCAAACCAAAGAAGAATATTCCTGAGGGGTCTCATCAGTACGAGCTGCTAAAACATGCCGAGGCCACGCTGGGAAGTGGCAACCTCCGGATGGCTGTGATGCTTCCAGAGGGGGAAGACTTAAATGAATGGGTTGCAGTTAACA CCGTCGACTTCTTCAACCAGATCAATATGCTCTATGGAACCATCACGGACTTCTGCACGGAGGAGAGCTGCCCCGTGATGTCTGCTGGTCCAAA GTACGAGTACCACTGGGCAGATGGCACAAACATAAAGAAACCCATCAAGTGCTCCGCACCAAAGTACATCGATTACCTGATGACCTGGGTCCAGGACCAGCTGGATGATGAAACGCTCTTTCCTTCTAAAATAG gCGTACCATTCCCAAAGAACTTCATGTCAGTGGCCAAGACAATTCTCAAGCGTCTCTTCAGAGTTTACGCTCACATCTACCACCAGCACTTCGACCCGGTGatccagctgcaggaagaggcACACCTTAACACTTCTTTCAAGCACTTTATATTTTTCGTTCAG GAATTCAACCTTATTGATAGAAGAGAACTTGCACCACTTCAAGAACTGATTGAAAAACTCACCTCCAAGGACAGATAA